The Methanoregula boonei 6A8 genome has a window encoding:
- a CDS encoding NADPH-dependent FMN reductase, with protein sequence MSQYQIAVLVGSLRKDSLNQKLANGLIKLAPPGFSFTQVQIADLPLYNQDDDEHPAPAVVRIKNEIQSANGILFVSPEYNRSIPGVLKNALDHGSRPAGQSVWAGKAAGIIGVSTGAIGTAMAQQHLRNVLSYLDVAVMRQPEGYLQMREGMFDPDGNIGAGSRAYLQNWMDKYVAWIRKNAA encoded by the coding sequence ATGAGCCAGTACCAGATCGCCGTACTTGTCGGGAGTCTCAGGAAGGACTCACTTAACCAGAAGCTTGCCAACGGCCTTATAAAACTCGCACCGCCCGGATTTTCCTTTACGCAGGTGCAGATCGCCGACCTGCCGCTGTACAACCAGGACGATGACGAGCACCCGGCCCCGGCCGTTGTCCGCATCAAAAACGAGATACAATCCGCAAACGGAATCCTGTTTGTCTCCCCGGAGTACAACCGCTCAATCCCGGGAGTACTCAAGAACGCCCTCGACCATGGATCACGCCCGGCAGGCCAGAGCGTCTGGGCAGGAAAGGCGGCAGGGATCATCGGCGTCTCCACCGGGGCAATCGGGACTGCCATGGCCCAGCAGCACCTGCGAAACGTCCTCTCCTATCTCGATGTCGCAGTGATGCGCCAGCCCGAAGGCTATCTCCAGATGCGTGAGGGCATGTTTGATCCCGATGGAAACATCGGGGCCGGGAGCAGGGCTTACCTCCAGAACTGGATGGACAAGTACGTAGCGTGGATACGGAAGAACGCGGCATAA
- a CDS encoding flavodoxin family protein: MMKFIAFNGSPRKKWNTATLLRHAMDGAESEGAKTELVNLYDLDYTGCTSCFACKRIGGKSYGHCPVKDDLRPLFKKVEAADAILVGSPIYYALATGMTRSFLERLMFQYSVYDPEHSTLFGKKIRTGFIYTSGAPEPMVKEIGYDKFEQPTEMAMARIFGSCETLWVTNTYQFDDYAKYVSTLFDPEAKKKHREEQFPQDCKKAYELGVRLIRAKP; the protein is encoded by the coding sequence ATGATGAAATTCATTGCATTCAACGGGAGCCCCCGGAAGAAGTGGAATACCGCCACGCTCCTCCGGCATGCCATGGACGGCGCTGAATCGGAAGGTGCCAAAACCGAACTGGTCAACCTCTATGATCTTGACTACACAGGCTGCACCAGCTGCTTTGCCTGCAAGCGGATCGGCGGGAAGAGTTACGGGCACTGCCCGGTCAAAGACGATCTCAGGCCGCTTTTCAAAAAGGTTGAGGCCGCAGATGCGATCCTTGTTGGTTCGCCCATCTATTACGCGCTTGCCACGGGAATGACCCGGTCGTTTCTCGAACGGCTGATGTTCCAGTACTCAGTTTATGATCCGGAACACTCCACGCTCTTTGGAAAAAAGATCCGGACCGGGTTCATCTACACGTCCGGGGCCCCTGAACCGATGGTAAAGGAGATCGGCTACGATAAGTTTGAGCAACCGACCGAGATGGCGATGGCAAGGATCTTCGGGTCGTGCGAGACGCTCTGGGTCACCAATACGTACCAGTTTGACGATTATGCAAAGTACGTATCCACGCTCTTTGACCCGGAGGCAAAGAAGAAGCACCGGGAAGAACAGTTCCCGCAGGATTGCAAAAAGGCATATGAACTGGGGGTCCGGCTCATCCGGGCAAAACCCTGA
- a CDS encoding 4Fe-4S binding protein — translation MAFSVHVNMSRCTGCGNCVVACPVNALELYTIDPVTKEKIYHVLNGKSINLDVRTELCAGCGVCVGACPYKVISLSGRGETGALVPS, via the coding sequence ATGGCATTTTCAGTACATGTCAACATGAGCCGTTGCACCGGTTGCGGGAACTGTGTGGTTGCCTGCCCGGTCAATGCCCTCGAACTGTACACGATAGACCCCGTGACCAAGGAAAAGATCTACCATGTCCTGAATGGGAAATCGATCAATCTTGATGTCAGGACCGAACTCTGCGCCGGCTGCGGCGTTTGTGTAGGGGCCTGCCCGTACAAAGTGATCTCCCTTTCCGGTCGTGGAGAGACCGGCGCCCTGGTGCCATCGTAA
- a CDS encoding molybdopterin dinucleotide binding domain-containing protein, giving the protein MAKIIMNMITQRSVEEGAAMEKGKTNPDYFEACSICEINPEDMKRLGIWKNTNVRVTSECGTVIVKAIEPTQYCPPGLAHIRQGVWANQVVPPRTQSTGTPQYSGFPVTIEPAPQEKLKSALELVQGSVGLWKGGK; this is encoded by the coding sequence ATGGCAAAAATTATCATGAACATGATCACCCAGCGCTCGGTGGAGGAAGGCGCTGCAATGGAGAAGGGCAAGACCAACCCGGACTATTTCGAGGCCTGCTCGATCTGCGAAATTAATCCTGAAGACATGAAACGCCTGGGAATCTGGAAGAACACCAATGTCCGGGTAACAAGCGAATGTGGCACCGTGATTGTCAAGGCAATCGAGCCCACCCAGTACTGCCCGCCCGGCCTTGCCCACATCCGGCAGGGAGTCTGGGCAAACCAGGTTGTGCCCCCGCGAACCCAGTCCACCGGCACACCGCAGTACAGCGGTTTTCCCGTTACGATTGAACCCGCACCGCAGGAGAAACTCAAATCAGCCCTCGAGCTCGTGCAGGGCTCTGTCGGGCTCTGGAAAGGAGGGAAATAA
- a CDS encoding formylmethanofuran dehydrogenase subunit B produces the protein MPKLIKNVGCPYCGSSCDDIEVLVSDDETQIIDVHNACIIGNNLFHHANDPTRPRLPRMRQPDGSMKEIPYPEAIDWMAKTMLAAKKPLIYGFGSTNCEGMSAVARIAEKSGAVLDNCATICHGPSFLAIFDNGYPSCTLGEAKNRADVVVFWGCNPMHAHPRHTSRYSIFPRGYFTQKGQMQRTVISVDPRQTDTAKLADIHLMLDQGHDYELFDAFRTVMRGYDIPDVVAGIKKETIQEAVGIMKKARFVMIFFGMGCTHSDGRNHNVDHAISMVRDLNTFTKASIMAMRGHYNIAGPGQVWSWIFGFPYCIDLSKGTHAHMNPGETSSVDLAMRDEVDCFVNVGADAGAHFPIQAVQHLKKHPFIAVDPNFCMASEIADLHIPVRIAGVDEPGVVYRMDNVPIQFKAVIKGLPGVPSDEELFDMVYERMCELTNTQPIWLAAKEDRKHPSNISAVNEA, from the coding sequence ATGCCAAAGCTGATCAAGAACGTCGGATGCCCGTACTGCGGGTCATCCTGCGATGACATCGAGGTCCTTGTCTCGGATGACGAGACCCAGATCATTGATGTCCACAATGCGTGCATTATCGGAAACAACCTCTTCCACCATGCAAACGACCCGACCCGCCCGCGGCTCCCGCGGATGCGCCAGCCCGACGGCTCCATGAAGGAGATACCGTACCCCGAGGCCATTGACTGGATGGCAAAGACCATGCTTGCGGCAAAAAAACCGCTCATCTACGGTTTTGGTTCCACCAACTGCGAGGGCATGAGCGCGGTCGCCCGCATTGCCGAGAAATCCGGCGCAGTGCTCGACAACTGTGCAACCATCTGCCACGGCCCCTCGTTCCTGGCCATCTTCGACAACGGCTACCCGAGCTGCACGCTGGGTGAGGCCAAGAACCGTGCCGACGTCGTGGTCTTCTGGGGCTGCAACCCGATGCACGCCCACCCCCGCCACACCTCCCGGTATTCGATCTTCCCCCGGGGTTACTTCACCCAGAAGGGCCAGATGCAGCGGACGGTAATCAGCGTTGACCCCCGCCAGACGGATACCGCAAAACTTGCCGATATCCACCTTATGCTCGACCAGGGCCATGACTACGAACTCTTCGATGCGTTCCGGACTGTCATGAGGGGCTACGATATCCCTGATGTCGTAGCCGGCATTAAAAAAGAGACGATCCAGGAAGCAGTCGGGATCATGAAGAAGGCACGGTTCGTGATGATCTTCTTTGGCATGGGCTGCACGCACTCCGATGGCCGCAACCATAATGTCGACCACGCGATCAGCATGGTCCGCGACCTTAACACGTTCACCAAGGCCTCGATCATGGCTATGCGCGGACATTACAATATCGCCGGCCCCGGACAGGTCTGGTCATGGATCTTCGGGTTCCCGTACTGTATCGATCTTTCGAAGGGTACCCATGCCCACATGAACCCGGGTGAGACAAGTTCGGTTGACCTTGCCATGCGGGATGAGGTTGACTGCTTTGTCAATGTCGGTGCCGATGCCGGTGCCCACTTCCCCATCCAGGCAGTCCAGCACTTAAAGAAACACCCGTTCATAGCGGTCGACCCCAACTTCTGCATGGCAAGCGAGATCGCCGATCTCCACATCCCTGTGCGGATCGCAGGCGTTGACGAGCCCGGGGTCGTGTACCGGATGGACAATGTCCCGATCCAGTTCAAGGCCGTGATCAAGGGCCTGCCGGGCGTACCAAGCGACGAGGAACTCTTCGACATGGTGTACGAACGCATGTGTGAGCTTACCAACACCCAGCCGATCTGGCTTGCAGCAAAGGAAGACCGCAAACACCCGTCCAATATCTCGGCGGTGAATGAAGCATGA